A genomic stretch from Telmatocola sphagniphila includes:
- a CDS encoding ornithine cyclodeaminase, with protein MPGKFVEEVQLHGHILDSLLLPKVLDTILSHGGNYHIKDLRLGNRQSDPSRALLEVRADSAEKLEEILSIIHDHGAIPTHDTDCQIKAADIAGTFPDGFYCTTNYRTQVRLQGEWVEVEDMEMDCGILIDPEGAAARCIPMTNVQVGDGIAVGLRGIRVFPPESQQRTDLFEFMSSPVSSEKPKGVTVREIAAAMRRSRQSGEKILAVLGPAVVHTGGSLWVSWLIQAGYINVLFAGNALATHDMEQAFYGTSLGVSLERGIPAAEGHEHHLRTINTIRRVGGIRKAVETGLLKTGIMFECIKANIPYVLAGSIRDDGPLPDVITDMIQAQAEMRKQIPGVGFCLMAGTTLHSIATGNMLPGWVKVACVDINPATVTKLMDRGSTQTIGIVSDVEPFFRSLVMELGKE; from the coding sequence ATGCCTGGAAAATTCGTCGAAGAAGTTCAGCTGCATGGACACATACTCGATTCCCTTCTGTTGCCCAAAGTGCTGGATACAATCCTATCTCACGGCGGCAATTATCACATCAAGGATTTGCGTCTGGGCAATCGGCAGAGCGATCCGAGCCGGGCGCTGCTGGAAGTTCGTGCCGATTCCGCGGAGAAACTCGAAGAGATCCTGAGTATCATCCACGACCACGGCGCAATACCCACGCATGACACCGATTGTCAGATCAAAGCCGCCGATATTGCCGGCACCTTTCCCGATGGCTTCTATTGCACCACCAATTATCGCACTCAAGTTCGCCTGCAGGGTGAATGGGTGGAAGTTGAAGACATGGAGATGGACTGCGGCATTCTGATCGATCCCGAAGGAGCCGCGGCCCGTTGTATACCGATGACGAACGTGCAGGTCGGGGATGGCATAGCCGTCGGATTGCGTGGGATTCGCGTTTTTCCTCCCGAATCTCAACAGCGTACCGATCTTTTTGAATTCATGTCCAGCCCGGTTTCGAGTGAAAAACCGAAAGGTGTAACCGTTCGGGAAATCGCCGCCGCCATGCGCCGGAGCCGACAAAGTGGGGAAAAGATTCTGGCCGTGTTGGGGCCGGCGGTAGTGCATACGGGCGGTAGCCTGTGGGTGAGCTGGCTGATTCAGGCGGGCTATATCAATGTCCTCTTTGCGGGGAATGCGCTGGCCACACACGATATGGAACAGGCGTTTTATGGAACCAGTCTCGGCGTTTCGCTGGAACGCGGGATCCCGGCCGCAGAGGGGCACGAGCACCATCTCCGGACGATTAATACGATTCGTCGAGTAGGCGGGATTCGCAAAGCGGTAGAAACGGGACTACTGAAAACTGGCATCATGTTCGAATGCATTAAAGCCAATATCCCGTATGTTCTTGCTGGCAGCATTCGAGACGATGGCCCCTTGCCCGACGTCATCACCGATATGATTCAGGCCCAGGCGGAGATGCGCAAGCAGATTCCGGGTGTGGGATTTTGTCTGATGGCGGGTACAACCCTGCATTCCATCGCTACCGGGAACATGCTGCCCGGTTGGGTGAAAGTGGCCTGCGTCGATATCAATCCCGCCACCGTGACCAAACTCATGGACCGGGGCAGTACGCAAACCATTGGGATCGTGAGTGACGTGGAGCCGTTCTTCCGCTCTTTGGTGATGGAACTGGGTAAAGAATAA
- a CDS encoding 4'-phosphopantetheinyl transferase family protein: MKIITRPISEWTPFIELPDNEVHVWVAPLAENGSNGSHQRFLCEEELKRAEKFRSEKTRSQFISSRGTLRWLLSGYLGHEPEQVAITYEAAGKPILAGQPFYFNVTHSEEVAAYAVSKAGRVGLDIERLRTMENIESIIERFFTQNEFQAFQQVPLELKEIIFFRMWTRKEALLKAIGQGIHALELCEISVSPHEEPRVLKMMNEENCSDRWLLKDLDLAQGYQGALALELKP, from the coding sequence ATGAAAATCATCACGCGACCGATTTCCGAATGGACGCCTTTCATCGAGCTTCCCGACAACGAAGTTCATGTCTGGGTAGCTCCACTCGCCGAGAATGGCAGCAATGGTTCTCATCAACGATTTCTTTGTGAGGAAGAGCTGAAGCGAGCGGAGAAATTTCGTTCCGAGAAAACCCGCAGCCAATTTATTTCCTCACGAGGCACTTTGCGCTGGTTGCTTTCGGGTTATCTCGGTCACGAGCCAGAACAGGTCGCCATCACTTACGAAGCGGCCGGTAAACCGATCCTGGCCGGTCAACCTTTCTATTTCAACGTCACCCATTCCGAAGAAGTGGCGGCCTATGCGGTTTCCAAAGCGGGTCGTGTCGGGCTGGACATCGAACGCTTGCGAACGATGGAGAACATTGAATCGATTATCGAGCGATTCTTCACCCAAAATGAGTTCCAAGCCTTTCAACAGGTTCCGCTCGAACTGAAGGAAATCATTTTTTTCCGAATGTGGACGCGTAAAGAGGCTCTGCTGAAAGCCATCGGCCAGGGGATTCATGCCCTGGAGCTATGCGAAATATCGGTATCGCCGCACGAGGAGCCTCGCGTGCTGAAAATGATGAATGAAGAGAACTGTTCGGATCGTTGGCTGCTGAAGGATTTGGATTTAGCTCAGGGTTATCAGGGGGCATTGGCCCTGGAATTAAAACCCTGA
- a CDS encoding D-alanine--D-alanine ligase family protein has protein sequence MKIGIAFDLKPKSPAPANAPDDMYEEFDNLDTIEALAKVFRQRGHEVVSLGGGREFIEAVLKSAPDLVFNLSEGHGISRSRESRVPAVCEMLNIPYCGSDPLTLGLALDKDLARRTVEDADVMIAPGIVLQFPEQKYDGDMSEFASMLTESQLTLPVIVKPTCEGSSKGIRNKCLIKNAEDFGPTVISLWHDYKQPVLVEEFIEGHEVTVGITGNGSSAEVFGALQIVPRKPTREFVYSLEVKRDWKNQVEYASPPKLPRETLNALDNAALAAYDILGCRDFARIDFRIRDGIPYFLEANPLPGLNPDTGDICLIAQLQGVPYEALIGKILDAAIARLGL, from the coding sequence ATGAAAATTGGCATCGCATTCGACCTCAAGCCGAAATCGCCGGCCCCGGCCAATGCCCCGGATGATATGTATGAAGAGTTCGACAATCTCGACACCATCGAGGCTCTCGCCAAAGTTTTCCGACAGCGGGGCCACGAAGTGGTCTCATTGGGGGGAGGCCGGGAGTTCATTGAGGCCGTGCTGAAATCGGCGCCCGATCTCGTTTTCAACCTTTCTGAAGGGCACGGCATCAGCCGGTCGCGTGAATCGCGCGTCCCGGCGGTTTGTGAGATGCTGAATATCCCCTATTGCGGTTCTGACCCTCTCACTCTGGGGCTGGCCCTCGATAAAGATCTCGCGCGAAGAACGGTCGAAGATGCGGACGTGATGATCGCCCCAGGAATTGTGCTCCAGTTTCCCGAGCAGAAGTACGACGGCGACATGTCCGAATTCGCCAGCATGTTGACGGAATCGCAACTGACGCTTCCGGTGATTGTTAAGCCGACTTGCGAGGGGTCCTCCAAGGGGATTCGAAATAAGTGCCTCATTAAAAATGCGGAGGATTTCGGTCCAACGGTAATTTCGCTCTGGCACGACTATAAACAACCGGTGCTGGTCGAGGAGTTCATAGAAGGGCATGAAGTTACAGTGGGCATCACCGGAAACGGCAGTAGTGCGGAGGTATTTGGGGCCTTGCAGATCGTGCCGCGAAAGCCCACCCGAGAGTTCGTCTACTCTCTCGAAGTGAAAAGAGACTGGAAGAATCAGGTCGAGTATGCCAGCCCGCCAAAGCTGCCCCGGGAGACGCTAAACGCTCTCGATAATGCGGCCTTAGCCGCTTACGATATTCTCGGTTGTCGGGACTTCGCGAGAATTGATTTTCGGATTCGGGATGGCATACCCTACTTCCTGGAGGCCAACCCATTACCGGGACTGAATCCCGACACCGGCGATATCTGCCTAATTGCCCAGTTGCAGGGTGTGCCGTACGAAGCCTTGATTGGAAAAATACTCGATGCGGCGATTGCGAGATTGGGCTTGTAG
- a CDS encoding TIGR02996 domain-containing protein has product MALLSEFPNPKLTYVVCRSPCKDTPLVTEHESFLRIVCEYPDEDTPRLIFADWLEDQGELASAEFIRAQILRGEVTQVVSHIRPEIAIPHFLYSIDVDQQNVSSVTYKRGFVCSISLTSRCFLEAAPSLFTKHPITEVFLTDKRPNPIGPRDNCRYSWFRRFPAQFESCYDLPDGLKVLLSGANPSVLFETEAQAHEWFSKLCVEQGRKLADLPSYYRHDS; this is encoded by the coding sequence TTGGCTTTACTTTCCGAGTTCCCGAATCCTAAATTAACCTATGTGGTTTGCCGTTCTCCCTGCAAAGATACTCCGCTTGTGACTGAACACGAATCGTTTCTCCGAATCGTTTGTGAATACCCCGATGAGGATACACCCCGCTTGATTTTTGCCGATTGGCTGGAGGATCAGGGGGAACTGGCCTCCGCGGAGTTCATTAGAGCGCAGATTCTTCGGGGTGAAGTGACGCAGGTCGTCAGCCATATCCGGCCCGAGATCGCCATTCCCCACTTCCTCTACTCCATCGATGTCGATCAGCAAAATGTATCCTCGGTTACCTACAAACGGGGTTTCGTCTGCTCGATCTCGTTGACATCCCGATGTTTTCTGGAAGCGGCCCCGTCGCTATTCACCAAACATCCCATTACGGAAGTTTTCCTAACCGATAAACGGCCGAACCCCATCGGGCCGCGCGATAACTGTCGATATAGCTGGTTCCGACGTTTCCCCGCTCAGTTCGAAAGTTGTTACGATTTACCCGATGGTTTAAAAGTCTTGCTATCGGGAGCCAACCCTTCGGTTTTGTTTGAGACAGAAGCCCAGGCACATGAGTGGTTTTCCAAACTTTGCGTGGAGCAGGGTCGGAAACTGGCCGATCTACCGTCCTATTACCGACACGATTCGTAG